The nucleotide sequence CGCGCTATGCGGCTTTCGCGAAGGAGTGGGGTGTTGATTCGCCGCGCCGGATGTTTGTGTTTCTGCAGAACCAGGCTTTCGGTTCGATCCCGCTGGTGTTCTCGATCTTCGTCGCCGCGCATGTTCCGGTCGCAGGACTACGTGCGCAGGACTATCTCGGCGCGCTCATTCTGTTGACGGGCATCGCGGGCGAGGCGCTGGCCGATGCGCAGCTCAAGTCATTCCGAACAGATCCGGCGAACAAGGGCAGGGTCTGCGATGTCGGGCTGTGGGCGTGGTCGCGGCACCCGAACTACTTTTTCGAGTGGTTCGGCTGGCTTGCCTATCCGGTGATCGCGATCTCGGCGGGCTATGGCTGGGGCTGGTTCGCGCTGCTCGGTCCCGTCTTCATGTACTGGATTCTGGTGCATGTGACCGGCATTCCGCCGCTGGAAGAGCAGATGCTGCGTTCGCGCGGCGACGCTTACCGGGCGTATCAGTCGCGCACCCGCAAGTTTTTTCCGCTGCCGCAATAGCTTCCTTGAAAGATTGAGCCGATCCATGAGTCTGATCTCGCGCATCATCGGTACCACCGAACGCACGCCGCTTCCTGATGTCATGATCCGCGCCCGCATCAATGCGCTGTGCTCGCGCACGGCCGCCAAGCTCGCGACGGGCAATGCGGAGACCGACGCCGCTTTCGCGCGCGTGCGGCGCTGGCGCTGGTTCTTTCTCGCGACCACCGGACTGTTCGGCCACGCCGACGGCACCGAATGGGGCATCAGCCACTACCGGATGACGCGCGCTTAGCGCAGCATCATAGCGGCTTGAGGATCTTCACCAGTTCGCGCTGGATCGTCTCATTGCCGCAAACGACATGGCCAGTGGCCATCGCCGTATCACCGCCCTCGATGCCGCTGATGACACCGCCGGCCTCGCGCACCATGATCAGTCCGGCTGCGATGTCCCACGGCTGGAGATTGCGTTCCCAGTAACCGTCGAGGCGGCCGGCCGCGACATACGCGAGATCGAGCGAGGCCGCGCCGAAGCGGCGCAGGCCCGCGACGCGCTGCTGCATCTCCGCCATTTCGCGGCGAGACTGTTCGTGGTCGCCGCGCCCGATATGCGGCAGACCGCACGCGATCACGCATTCGTTGAGCTGCTGACGGGCCGCGACGCGCAAGCGCTGATCGTTGAGGAACGCGCCCTTGCCGCGCTCGGCCATGTAAAGTTCATCGGTTGCGGGATTGTAGATCACGCCGGCGATGATCGTGCCTTCGCGCTGCAGAGCGATCGAAATCGCGAACTGCGGGATGCCGTGCAGGAAGTTCGTCGTGCCGTCGAGCGGATCGACGATCCATGTGTTGGATTTGTCGGTGCCTTCGCGCGTTCCGCCTTCCTCACCGAGAAATCCGTAACCCGGCCGCGCTTTGGTCAGATCGTCATAGAGCATCTGCTCTGCGCGCTTGTCGGCGAGCGAGACGAAATTCGCCGGCCCCTTCATTGAAACCTGAAGGTTCTCGATCTCGCCAAGATCGCGACTGAGGCTGCGGCCCGCGCGGCGCGCGGCCTTGACCATGACGTTGATGAGAGCTGAATGGATCATGCGTCCGGCTTGATAAGGATCCGAATGAGGCCGGATCGGGATGAAGGATTGGGGCTTTGATGCCGGATGCTTGGCGTCAAAGCGCAGGCGCGTCAAGGGCGTTCAGGGCATTTGGAGAGAAGCGGACGGCGGTTTGCGTGAAGAAAAAGCGTCAAATGAGAGCTTCGGTTCGAATTAAGCCGGACTGAGGAAAATCCCGGCTCATTTCGTGCCAAACCACTTTTTGGCGAGGTCTTCAGCCTTGGCTTTCTCCAGCGGGGAGAGTTGGGCGAACTGCGCATCGAGGTCGGGATCGCCGTTGCCGGCGGTTTTCGCGATCAGATGCCATTTGAAGCCCTGAACCTTGTCCACTGGGACGCCGAGGCCGTCGACGAGAATGCGCGCCAGGCGGTTCTGCGCGATCGGGCTGTTCTGGCGGGCCGCCCTGTTCAGCAGCGCAATCGCGGTGGGCACATCCTTGGGCGTGCCGGTGCCGTTATAGAGCGCGATGGCGTATTCCACTTCGGCGTCGAGATTGTCGACCATCGCGGCGGCGCGCATCAACTTCGCGGCCTCGACAAGATTCTTCTCCACACCGCGGCCCTCCTTGTAGAGCGTCGCGAGCGCGTACTGCGCCTCGGGGTTGCCGGCATTCGCGGCCTGACGGAACAGTTCGGCGGCGCGCTTGACGTCCTGCGGGAAGGTCTGGCCTTCCAGATAAAGCAGCCCGAGATTGTAGGCGGCGGCGGCTTTCCCAAGCTTGGCGGACGACGCCAGTAGCCGGGCGCCTTCTTCGCGATTGGTTGGACCGCCGCGTCCGGCGATCCGCATCATACCGAGCGCGAACATCGCTTCGCGGTCGCCGCGGTCGGCAGCCTGCTTGTACCATTCCGCGGCCTTGGCGTCGTCGCGCTTGATGCCGAGCGCGTTGGAATAGAGTTCGCCCAGCAGCGTCATCGATTTAGGATCGCCCATCTCCTGCGCACGCTTCAGCGCGATGTTGAAGGCGGTGCGGTACAGGCCTTGCTGATAGGCGCCGTAGGCGAGATCGGCGTTGGGATTGTCGGGGGGCGCAGGCGGTGTCGCCGCTTTCGCAGGTTCGCTTTTCGGTTTCGGCGCACTCGCTTTCGGCGCGGCAGCTTTTGGCGGGGTGGATTTGGCCGCCGGAGGTTTCTCGGCGGGCTTGATCGGCTCCGGAAAGGGATTCGGCGTGCCCTGTGCGACAGCACTCGCCGAAAATGCGACAACGCCCGCAACGACAGATGCAAGAAATCTTGCATGAGCGGCTGCGAACGGCGTGGCCCGGCGAAGCGCGGTCATCGTGGTCTTATCCTCCCGTCAGCGTGGCTTGCGCGAGAGAAGTCTCAAAGCCGCGCGCGATGGCCTGGCTGGCCTCGATCAGGGCGGCGTGAGCGCCGCGCGAATCCTGCCAGATGAAATCGCCGACCAGAACAAAGTCCGCGCCGGCTGCCGCGAACAACTGCGCCTCGTCCAGTGTCGTAGCGTAGCCCACGCAAGGCGGTTCGAACAGTTCGGCCCACCAATCCAGCCGTTCGCAGATCGCGTCCGCCGACGGGCGTTCGCCATTCGCATCCGGTTCGCCGAACAGCACGTAATCCGCGCCGGCCTCACCAGCCACCATCGCATCGTGCCGCGTGATCAAGCCGCCGACGCCGAGAATGCGATCGGGCTTCAGCGTCGGCATCGCCTCCTGCATTGCCACAATGCCGATGAGGTTGGCGCCGTCCGCGCCGCCGCGTGCGACCAGTTCGAAATGTCCGTCGAGCAGCACGGCAACGCCGGCCTTCTGGATCACAGGCGCCAGCGCCTTGACGCGCTGGATCATGCCGCGCTCATCGGCCGGCGTGAGCCGCAGCAAGACCGCCGCGACATCGGCGGCTGCCAGCAGCGCGGGCAGATCGGACGCAAGCTGCGCGGGATCGGTCACCGGCGGTGTCGCCAGATAGAGCCGCGGCGCGGGGCGTGGTGGGGGAGGTTTTGTGGCCATGATGGCGTATCTGCCCGTTGACTGCGGCCAAAAAAGGGGCGGGCAATCTGCCCATTGCCCGGATGAAACGAGAACGGCTCAGATTCTGTAACTCGTCATGGCCGGGCTTGTCCCGGCCATCCACGCCTTCATCATCTAACAGGTAAGACGTGGATGCCCGGCACAGGGCCGGGCATGACGCAAGCTATGTTGTTAAGCGATCTTTGCCTGAAGCTCGCCCTTGGCGTAGCGCTGCGCCATTTGGGCGGTGGTCAGCACCTTCTTGATCTTGCTGGCCTGACCCGCGGTGTTGAATTCCTGCAGGCGCTGCTTGCAGAGCTTGGTCATCGCTTCCATCGCGGGCTTCAGATACTTGCGCGGATCGAACTCGCTTGGATTCTCGCTCAGGATCTTGCGGATCTGGCCGGTCATCGCCATCCGGTTGTCGGTGTCGATGTTGATCTTGCGCACACCGTGCTTGATGCCGCGCTGGATCTCGGAGACCGGAACGCCCCAGGTCGGCTTCATCTGGCCGCCGAACTTGTTGATGATCTCCTGCAGATCCTGCGGCACCGACGACGAGCCGTGCATCACAAGATGCGTGTTCGGCAGCTTGCGGTGAATTTCTTCGATCACGTTCATGGCGAGGATGTCGCCGTCCGGCTTGCGGGTGAACTTGTAGGCGCCGTGCGAGGTGCCCATCGCAATCGCCAGCGCGTCGACCTGGGTTTCCTTGACGAACTTCACGGCTTCGTCGGGGTTGGTGAGGAGCTGGTCGTGAGACAGCTTGCCCTCGAAACCGTGGCCGTCTTCCTTCTCGCCTTCACCGCTTTCCAGCGAGCCGAGCACGCCGAGTTCGCCTTCCACCGAAATGCCGCCGAGATGCGCCATGTCGGTCACGGTCTTGGTCACGCCGACATTGTAGTCCCAGTCGCCCGGCGTCTTGCCGTCGGCCTTGAGCGAGCCGTCCATCATCACCGAGGTGAAGCCGGCCTGAATCGCGGTCATGCAGGTGGCGGGTTCGTTGCCGTGATCGAGGTGCACGCACACGGGGATCTGCGGATAGATTTCCGTCACCGCGTCCATCATGTGCTTGAGCATCACGTCGTTGGCGTAGGAGCGCGCGCCGCGCGATGCCTGAATGATAACCGGCGCATCGACGGAACTGGCGGCTTCCATGATGGCCAGCGCCTGTTCCATGTTGTTGATGTTGAATGCCGGCACGCCGTAGTCGTTCTCAGCAGCATGATCCAGCAATTGACGCAACGTGATGCGAGCCATGGGTGCTTGTTCTCCGTGGTCTTGAAGGCAGCGCCAGAGGCGCCAGATCCGTTGAAATCTAGTGTCTAGAATTCGAAGTTCGCTCAATTCTGCAGCATCTTCGGTAGCGAACTTCGAATTCGAAAGGACACTAGAAAATTATGATTCTAGTGTGGTTTTGGTTTGCAAGTCCGCAGACGGAACGTGCTGTAACAGTGATGCGGACTTGCAAACCACCACACTAGCGTACTCTAAGAACCTCGACGCCGGGCAAAGGTTTCCCTTCCATCCACTCAAGAAAGGCGCCGCCGGCGGTCGAAACGTAGGTGAAATCCTTGCCCACGCCAGCGTGGTTCAACGCCGCAACAGTGTCTCCGCCGCCTGCGACGGACACCAGTTTGCCGGCCTTGGTGCGTGCTGCCGCATATTTGGCGGCCTGAACCGTACCACGGTCGAACGGCGACATTTCGAACGCGCCGAGCGGGCCGTTCCATACCAGCGTCGCGGCGTCGTCGATGGCCGCATCGATCCGCTTGATGGACTGAGGGCCGACATCGAGGATCATGCCGCTTGCCGGGATGGCGTCGAGGCCACAGGCCTGCGAGGGCGCATTGGCTTCGAATTTCTCGGCGACCACGGCATCGACCGGCAGGATGATCGCGCAGTTGGTGGAGTTCGCCTTGACGAGGATACGCAGCGCGGTGGCGGCGAGGTCCTTCTCACAAAGCGATTTGCCGACATCGACGCCCTGCGCGTGCAGGAAGGTGTTGGCCATGCCGCCGCCGATCACCAGCGCATCGACCTTGCTGACGAGATTCTCCAGCAAATCGATCTTGGTCGAAACTTTCGAGCCGCCGACAATGGCGATCACCGGATGGACCGGCTGTTCCAGCGCTTTGCCCAGCGCATCGAGTTCGGCTTCCATGGTGCGGCCGGCATAGCCCGGCAGCACGCGGCCGAGGCCCTCTGTCGAGGCGTGAGCGCGGTGCGCGCAGGAGAAGGCGTCGTTGACCCAGATGTCGCCGAGTTTTGCAAGCTGCGCGACGAAGGTGGGATCGTTCTTTTCTTCGCCGGAATGAAAGCGGGTGTTCTCGAGACAGAGAATTTCACCGTTCTTCAGCCCCGCGACTGCTCTCTCGGCGATTTCGCCAACACAGTCGGGTGCGAACTCGACGTGACGCAGCAGCACGTAGCCGAGCGCAGTCGCAACAGGCTTTAGCGACTCCTTCGGGTCCGGCCCTTTTGGCCGTCCGAAATGTGCGAGGATCACGACTTTGCCGCCGGCTTGCGACAGCTCGATGATGGTCTTGGCGATGCGCTGCAGACGCGTGGTGTCGGACACGCGTCCGTTGTCCATCGGCACGTTGAGGTCGACGCGCAGCAGCACGCGCTTTCCCTTCACGTCGACATCATCGAGGGTGCGAAATCCGGACATCAGGACTCGTTGCGACTAACGGGTTGCGGTGAAGGCCGGTGAGATCAGATCAGCTTGCTCATCGCAGCAGCCGTGTCGGCCATGCGGTTCGAGAAGCCCCACTCGTTGTCGTACCATGACAGCACGCGCACCAGCGTTCCGTTCTGCACCTTGGTCTGGTCGAAGGCGAAGGTGGACGAGTGGGCGTCGTGGTTGAAGTCGATCGAGACGTTCTGATCGCTTGTCGTGCCGAGGATGCCCTTCAGCTCCTGCTGGGCGGCGCGTTTGATCGCGTCGTTGATCTCTTCCTTGGACGTCGCGCGCTTGGCGACGATCTTGAGATCAATCACCGACACGTTCGGAGTAGGCACGCGGATCGCGACGCCGTCGAGCTTGCCCTGCAACTCCGGCA is from Afipia massiliensis and encodes:
- a CDS encoding DUF1295 domain-containing protein, with the translated sequence MVWFFLSALAAMAVALAILMTGAWLVQQRTGNSGWVDTVWTFSLGLVGAVGALWPMAGEPIAPRQWLIAALVVIWSLRLGMHIAVRTAGITDDPRYAAFAKEWGVDSPRRMFVFLQNQAFGSIPLVFSIFVAAHVPVAGLRAQDYLGALILLTGIAGEALADAQLKSFRTDPANKGRVCDVGLWAWSRHPNYFFEWFGWLAYPVIAISAGYGWGWFALLGPVFMYWILVHVTGIPPLEEQMLRSRGDAYRAYQSRTRKFFPLPQ
- a CDS encoding inositol monophosphatase family protein — encoded protein: MIHSALINVMVKAARRAGRSLSRDLGEIENLQVSMKGPANFVSLADKRAEQMLYDDLTKARPGYGFLGEEGGTREGTDKSNTWIVDPLDGTTNFLHGIPQFAISIALQREGTIIAGVIYNPATDELYMAERGKGAFLNDQRLRVAARQQLNECVIACGLPHIGRGDHEQSRREMAEMQQRVAGLRRFGAASLDLAYVAAGRLDGYWERNLQPWDIAAGLIMVREAGGVISGIEGGDTAMATGHVVCGNETIQRELVKILKPL
- a CDS encoding tetratricopeptide repeat protein; its protein translation is MTALRRATPFAAAHARFLASVVAGVVAFSASAVAQGTPNPFPEPIKPAEKPPAAKSTPPKAAAPKASAPKPKSEPAKAATPPAPPDNPNADLAYGAYQQGLYRTAFNIALKRAQEMGDPKSMTLLGELYSNALGIKRDDAKAAEWYKQAADRGDREAMFALGMMRIAGRGGPTNREEGARLLASSAKLGKAAAAYNLGLLYLEGQTFPQDVKRAAELFRQAANAGNPEAQYALATLYKEGRGVEKNLVEAAKLMRAAAMVDNLDAEVEYAIALYNGTGTPKDVPTAIALLNRAARQNSPIAQNRLARILVDGLGVPVDKVQGFKWHLIAKTAGNGDPDLDAQFAQLSPLEKAKAEDLAKKWFGTK
- a CDS encoding thiamine phosphate synthase; translation: MATKPPPPRPAPRLYLATPPVTDPAQLASDLPALLAAADVAAVLLRLTPADERGMIQRVKALAPVIQKAGVAVLLDGHFELVARGGADGANLIGIVAMQEAMPTLKPDRILGVGGLITRHDAMVAGEAGADYVLFGEPDANGERPSADAICERLDWWAELFEPPCVGYATTLDEAQLFAAAGADFVLVGDFIWQDSRGAHAALIEASQAIARGFETSLAQATLTGG
- the fba gene encoding class II fructose-bisphosphate aldolase (catalyzes the reversible aldol condensation of dihydroxyacetonephosphate and glyceraldehyde 3-phosphate in the Calvin cycle, glycolysis, and/or gluconeogenesis), whose product is MARITLRQLLDHAAENDYGVPAFNINNMEQALAIMEAASSVDAPVIIQASRGARSYANDVMLKHMMDAVTEIYPQIPVCVHLDHGNEPATCMTAIQAGFTSVMMDGSLKADGKTPGDWDYNVGVTKTVTDMAHLGGISVEGELGVLGSLESGEGEKEDGHGFEGKLSHDQLLTNPDEAVKFVKETQVDALAIAMGTSHGAYKFTRKPDGDILAMNVIEEIHRKLPNTHLVMHGSSSVPQDLQEIINKFGGQMKPTWGVPVSEIQRGIKHGVRKINIDTDNRMAMTGQIRKILSENPSEFDPRKYLKPAMEAMTKLCKQRLQEFNTAGQASKIKKVLTTAQMAQRYAKGELQAKIA
- a CDS encoding phosphoglycerate kinase → MSGFRTLDDVDVKGKRVLLRVDLNVPMDNGRVSDTTRLQRIAKTIIELSQAGGKVVILAHFGRPKGPDPKESLKPVATALGYVLLRHVEFAPDCVGEIAERAVAGLKNGEILCLENTRFHSGEEKNDPTFVAQLAKLGDIWVNDAFSCAHRAHASTEGLGRVLPGYAGRTMEAELDALGKALEQPVHPVIAIVGGSKVSTKIDLLENLVSKVDALVIGGGMANTFLHAQGVDVGKSLCEKDLAATALRILVKANSTNCAIILPVDAVVAEKFEANAPSQACGLDAIPASGMILDVGPQSIKRIDAAIDDAATLVWNGPLGAFEMSPFDRGTVQAAKYAAARTKAGKLVSVAGGGDTVAALNHAGVGKDFTYVSTAGGAFLEWMEGKPLPGVEVLRVR